From Xylanibacter oryzae DSM 17970, a single genomic window includes:
- a CDS encoding fimbrial protein has product MKKIYFISSKNWSIFFFSSFLAYLGSYFRARIFALKTVVPLVVSCLFFISCSSETFFSGADFSESSLIHLALSSNKSDSTGNTTRANGTLPADNGGTAGTNEGYLNHICAALFNSSGNLVTLHEYDYAIGSTETIATRKDATQMLVFANVPQGAFSGKYTINDFYAVSQDLGYTTSIDGKSKTGVTTANSQNMKSLPMMSAVQSLNWSSGTVLNPTVSLTRMVARVALTSLAQTFSGSYTGCSFTPTEVFMYNASNQLTNWSTQTVSGNVSGENTGANANTLYMGSGTISTYSGPYYFYVFPHGSTNPTKLVIKGTFKTNSGSTYTTYYPITVNSNLSGNIVSTVTPGTGDSKISPNTTYGLSVTLNGTGVANVSDELTPTNVTVTTSVAGYTSATVPEYLGPRIGDILYSDGTYSVSLISGKTPVAIVFSITPSISDRAKNYQGYAMALKNAGASLAWGPQTGTPTGAASTTLNITDYDGLTYTSLINNSTYPAAYAAATSFKSTVPAPSGTSGWFLPSIGQWYQICINLGGMSTSFTDYRTSGYIYWLSQSVACANAINTYMAKAGSGIYDAFSATNQFYWCSSEYNTNLAYNARFDSNGNLGLYGTLNKTDTYYVRPIIAF; this is encoded by the coding sequence TTGAAGAAGATATATTTTATATCTTCAAAAAATTGGTCAATTTTCTTTTTCTCGTCATTTTTAGCCTATTTAGGCAGCTATTTTCGTGCCCGTATTTTTGCACTCAAAACTGTTGTCCCGCTTGTTGTTTCATGCTTATTTTTTATCTCTTGTTCATCAGAAACGTTTTTCTCCGGTGCAGACTTTTCGGAGTCTTCCTTGATCCATCTGGCTCTGTCCTCCAATAAGTCAGACAGTACCGGTAATACAACAAGGGCGAACGGTACACTTCCTGCCGATAATGGTGGAACAGCTGGAACGAATGAGGGTTATCTAAATCATATATGTGCAGCACTGTTCAATTCATCAGGCAATCTTGTTACCCTTCATGAGTATGATTATGCCATTGGTTCCACTGAGACTATAGCAACCCGCAAGGATGCTACCCAGATGCTTGTATTTGCCAATGTACCCCAGGGTGCCTTTTCGGGTAAATACACCATTAATGATTTCTATGCAGTGTCACAGGATTTGGGCTATACCACATCTATAGATGGTAAGAGCAAGACAGGTGTAACTACAGCAAACTCTCAGAACATGAAATCTTTGCCGATGATGTCAGCAGTGCAGTCACTTAACTGGTCTTCTGGTACAGTCCTTAATCCAACTGTATCTCTTACCCGTATGGTAGCGCGCGTTGCACTGACAAGTCTTGCCCAGACCTTCAGTGGTTCATATACAGGTTGCAGCTTTACGCCTACAGAAGTCTTTATGTATAATGCAAGCAACCAGCTTACGAATTGGAGTACACAGACAGTTTCGGGTAATGTAAGCGGAGAGAATACAGGTGCCAATGCCAATACCTTATATATGGGCAGTGGTACAATAAGTACTTACAGCGGTCCATACTATTTCTATGTATTCCCTCATGGCAGTACTAATCCTACGAAACTGGTTATTAAGGGAACCTTCAAGACAAATAGTGGCAGCACATACACTACTTATTATCCAATAACAGTGAACAGTAATTTAAGTGGCAATATTGTATCAACAGTAACACCCGGTACGGGTGATTCAAAGATAAGTCCGAATACAACTTATGGCCTGTCTGTAACTTTAAATGGTACAGGTGTAGCAAATGTCTCCGATGAACTTACACCGACCAATGTTACCGTAACTACGAGTGTAGCCGGTTATACGAGTGCAACCGTTCCTGAATATCTAGGTCCAAGGATAGGTGATATCTTATATTCAGATGGTACATACAGCGTTTCTCTTATTTCAGGTAAGACACCTGTCGCAATCGTATTCAGTATAACTCCAAGTATATCAGATAGGGCAAAAAATTATCAAGGTTATGCCATGGCTTTGAAAAATGCGGGTGCAAGTCTTGCATGGGGGCCGCAAACAGGTACTCCAACAGGTGCAGCAAGTACCACATTGAACATTACAGATTATGATGGTCTTACATATACAAGTCTGATAAATAATAGTACATACCCTGCCGCATATGCAGCGGCCACATCTTTTAAGTCAACAGTTCCTGCTCCTAGTGGAACAAGTGGTTGGTTCCTTCCAAGTATTGGTCAGTGGTATCAGATATGTATAAATTTGGGAGGAATGTCAACGTCTTTTACAGACTATAGGACAAGTGGCTATATTTATTGGCTAAGTCAATCAGTAGCTTGTGCTAATGCTATAAATACATACATGGCTAAAGCTGGTAGTGGTATATATGACGCGTTTTCAGCAACGAACCAATTTTATTGGTGTTCATCTGAGTATAATACAAATTTGGCATATAATGCGAGATTTGACAGTAATGGAAATTTAGGATTGTATGGAACCCTGAATAAGACAGATACTTACTATGTGCGCCCCATTATTGCTTTCTGA
- a CDS encoding FimB/Mfa2 family fimbrial subunit, whose product MKLRYCKELQLFWLVLLFTMTSCIDENFSNCVQCSVSVSARDSIGRPLPTALSGNLKAYLFINGKFDRIVTSEPDGNYLLSYDSRLGSVSLVTIGTSARDSVVMHTPSEGDDIGLMSAGVKLDSVTGKYILPSSLYYGVYNYTSGQQGNNTTQASIVMLNKPVTLRVVVRQLKETFGYGSYSVVISGFRSMMTFTGQITGDSIDYSPQSAFDSNNQLVTEDVRSFPNKTGEHVTVSVYKTSNAGKSDTRASNPTTGTLIWSTDRDKDGNYVSLNSGDNKVIILDCGRKEISMSVIPWNEYARSIVIP is encoded by the coding sequence ATGAAGTTAAGGTATTGCAAAGAGTTACAGCTGTTCTGGCTTGTTCTGCTATTTACAATGACATCTTGCATAGACGAGAATTTCTCGAACTGTGTACAATGCTCAGTAAGTGTATCAGCAAGAGACAGTATAGGCAGACCGCTTCCCACAGCATTAAGTGGTAACCTAAAGGCATATCTATTCATAAATGGTAAATTTGACCGTATCGTAACCTCCGAACCTGATGGCAACTATCTGCTGAGCTACGACAGTCGTCTGGGCTCGGTATCACTTGTAACGATCGGCACTTCAGCGAGGGACAGTGTCGTGATGCATACCCCGTCAGAGGGCGATGATATAGGCCTGATGTCGGCCGGTGTAAAATTGGACTCAGTCACAGGCAAATACATCCTGCCCTCATCCCTCTATTATGGAGTATACAACTATACTTCAGGCCAGCAGGGAAATAATACAACCCAGGCCAGCATCGTAATGCTTAACAAGCCTGTAACATTAAGAGTGGTTGTACGCCAGCTCAAGGAAACCTTTGGATATGGCTCTTATAGTGTCGTCATTTCAGGCTTTCGCAGTATGATGACCTTTACCGGTCAGATTACGGGTGATTCAATAGATTACAGTCCACAGTCTGCGTTTGATAGCAACAATCAGCTTGTAACAGAAGATGTCCGTTCGTTCCCCAACAAGACAGGCGAGCATGTAACAGTATCAGTCTATAAAACCTCCAATGCAGGCAAGTCAGATACCCGAGCCTCTAATCCTACAACTGGAACCTTGATATGGAGTACTGATCGTGATAAGGATGGTAACTATGTATCTCTAAACTCAGGTGACAATAAAGTAATAATATTAGACTGTGGCCGTAAAGAAATCTCAATGAGTGTTATCCCATGGAATGAATATGCGCGGAGTATAGTAATCCCATAA